CGGGTTCGGCCCTGCCGAAGCTGATCGGTGTCCTGGTCGTGGTCGCCGCCCTGGTCGGCGCGGGGATCTTCGGCGTCGGCAAGGTCGTCGGCCGGATCGGCGGGGAGCCCGCGGCCGACTACGCGGGGTCCGGGGAGGGCCTCGTCGTCGTCCAGGTGCCCGCCGGCGCCACGTCGTCGGAGATCGCCGGCCGGCTGGCCGCCTCCGACGTGATCGCCAGCCGGCAGGCCTTCGTCAACGTCGCGTCGCGGGATCAGCGCGCCCTGTCGATCCAGCCGGGCACCTACCGGCTGCGCTCGAAGATGAGCGCCGCGGCGGCGCTGGACGCGCTGCTCGACGACGCCTCCTCCGCGCTGTTCCGGTACACGATCAGCCCGGGGGACACGGTCCGGCAGGTGTTCAAGGAGCTGTCCACACGCACGGGCACGCCGGTGGCAGACCTGGAGGCGATCGCACGCAAGCCGTCGTCGCTGGGCCTGCCCGAGTACGCCACGGGGCTGGAGGGCTACCTCTTCCCGTCGACCTACGACGTCGCGCCCGGCACCGACCCGGTGGACGTGCTCAAGGAGGCGGTCGCCCGGTTCCGGGCCAATGCCGAGAAGATCAACCTCGCCGGCCGCGCGGCGTCCGGGCACGTCAGGCCCCAGGACATCGTGATCATCGCCTCGATCATCGAGAAGGAGGTGGCGAACCAGGACGAGGGGCCGAAGGTGGCGCGGGTCATCTACAACCGGCTGAACGACGAGACGGGCCGCTTCCGGCGGATCGACATGGACTCGACCACCCGGTACGCCTTCGACGAGTACGAGGGCCCGCTGAGCGACGCCCAGCTGCGCGCGAACAACCCGTACAACACTCGCACGGTCGAGGGGCTGCCGCCCGGCGCGATCTCGAACCCGAGCTCCTGGGCGATCGAGTCCGCGCTCAGCCCGGCGCCCGGATCGTGGTTCTACTTCGTCTCCATGCCGCAGACGCACGAGACGGTCTTCGCCACCACCGACGCGGAGTTCGAGGAGGCGTTGGCCGAATACCACCGCCAGGGAGGGGCTGAATAGCCGTGGTGATCAGCTCTCGTGACCGTGCGGAGCCGGCCGGGCCGGGTCCGCACGCCAGGCGGGCGGCGGTGCTCGGCTCGCCCATCGGCCACTCCCTGTCCCCGGTGCTGCACACCGCCGCCTACGAGCGGCTCGGCCTGGACCTGACCTACACGGCGATCGAGTGCGACGAGGCCGGCCTGCCGGGCATGCTCGACCGCCTGCGCGACGAGCCCGGCTGGGCCGGGGTCTCGCTGACGATGCCGCTCAAGACCGCGGCGGTCGACCTGCTCGACGACGTCGAACCCACCGCGGCCCTGCTCGGCGCGGTGAACACCGTGGTCGTCCGGGCGGACGGGCGGCTCGCCGGGTTCAACACCGACGTCGACGGCGTCGGGTACGCGCTGCGGCGGCTCACCGGCGGGGCGGCCCCGGTCCAGCCACTGGTCCTCGGGGCCGGCGGCACGGCGCGGGCGGTGGTCGCCGCGCTCGCCCGGGGCGGGGCCACCCGGGTCGCCGTCGTGGCGCGCCGCCCCGGCGCGGTCGCCGAACTCGTCGGCATCGGTGCCCGGCTCGGGGTCTCGGTCACGGCGCTGCCCTGGGACATCCTGACCGGCGGGATGCCGGCCGGGCCGGACCTGGTGGTCGCCACCACCCCCGCCGGGGTGACCGACGAGCTCGCGCGCCGCCCCTGGCCGGTGACCTGCGCGTTGCTGGAGCTGCTCTACCACCCCTGGCCCACGGCGCTGGCGGCCGGCGCCTACCGCGGCGGCGCGCGGGTGGTCGGCGGCCTCGAGGTGCTGGCCGGCCAGGCGGTCGGGCAGGTGTGCCACTTCACCGGCCGTCCCGTGGACGAAGGGGTCCTGCTCGCCGCCGGGCACGCGGCGCTGTCGGCCCGCGTCGCGAGCCGCACCGGGTGAGCCCGGTGACCGCGGCGGTCGGGTGAGCAGGGCGGTCGGGTGAGCACGGTGGTGGTCGCCGCCACCGTGACGGCCGGGGTCTGCGCCGCGGTGCCGATCCCGCTGCTGCCCCGGCTCGTCGGCTCCTTCGATCCGGTGGACGGCCGGCCGCCGTGCCGGGCGGCCCCCGCGCCGGCCGCTCTCAGCGCCGTCACGGCCGCCCTGATCGCCGCGGTGGCCGCGTCGACCTACCCGCACCCGGGACGTCTGCCCGCCTACCTGTACCTGACGGTTGTCGGGGTCGTGCTCGCCGCGGTGGACCTGCGGGTGCACCGCCTGCCGGACGTGATCGTGCTGCCCTCCTACCCGGTGCTGGTCGGGCTGCTCGCCGTGCCCGCGCTGGCCGAGGGCGCGCCGGACCGCTGGCCGCGGGCGCTGCTCGCCGGCGCCGTGGCCTGGCTGCTGTACGCGGGCCTGCGCCTGCTGCCGGGAGCCGGGCTGGGCCGGGGGGACGTGAAGCTCGCCGGGCTGCTCGGTGTGGCGACGGGCTGGCTGGGCTGGTCGGCCGTCGCGGTGTGGCTGGTCGCGACGACCATGATCTCCGGCGTGGTGGTGCTCGTGCTGCTGGCGCTGCGCCGGGTGTCCCGCCGTGATCCCATTGCCTACGGCCCGTTTCTGCTGGCCGGGGCGCTGATCGCGGTGCTCGGCGCCGGCTGGGAACCGGCCGGCTGAGCGATCTCCGGCCCGCGACGGGAGCTCGTACCGGACCGGCCGTGAAAGACTGGCGGGCATGGTGCGTTGGTTGACGGCGGGGGAGTCACACGGCCCTGCCCTGGTTGCGACGGTCGAGGGGTTGCCGGCGGGCATCCGGGTGTCCAGTGCGGACATCGGCGCCGAGCTGGCCCGGCGCCGTCTCGGCCACGGCCGCGGCGCCCGGATGAAGTTCGAGCAGGACGAGATCGAGCTGCTCGGGGGCCTGCGGCACGGGGTCAGCCTGGGCGGCCCGGTGAGCGTCGTCGTGCGTAACACCGAGTGGCCGAAGTGGGAGCGGGTGATGGCCCCCGACCCGATCGACCCGGCGGAGCTGGAGGGGCTGGGCCGCAACGCCCCGCTCACCCGTCCACGCCCGGGCCACGCCGACCTCGCCGGCATGCAGAAGTACGGCTTCGACGACGCGCGGCCTGTGCTCGAGCGGGCGAGTGCCCGGGAGACGGCCGCCCGGGTCGCGCTGGGCACGGTCGCCAAGGCGCTGCTGCGCCAGGCGTACGGCATCGAGGTGGTCTCGCACGTCGTCGCGATCGGCGCGGTCGAGGTTCCCGAGGGCACGCCGCCGCCCACCTCGCTGGCCGCCGTCGACGCCGACCCGGTGCGCTGCGGCGATCCGGCCAGCAGCGCGCGCATGGTCGCCGAGATCGACGCCGCGCACCGCGACGCGGACACCCTCGGCGGCGTCGTCGAGGTGCTGGCCTACGGCTGCCCGCCAGGGCTGGGCAGCTACGTCCACGGCGACCGCCGGCTCGACGCGCGGCTCGCCGGCGAGCTGATGGGCATCCAGGCGATCAAGGGCGTCGAGTTCGGTGACGGTTTCCGCACCGCCCGCCGGCGCGGATCGGTCGCCCACGACGAGATCGAGCCGATCGAGGGGCCGGGCCGGCGGGTCCGCCGGGCCAGCGACCGCGCCGGCGGCGTCGAGGGCGGGATGACGACGGGCGAGCCGCTGCGGGTCCGCGCGGCGATGAAGCCGATCTCGTCCCTGTCGAAGCCACTGGCCACGATCGACGTCGCCACCGGCGACCCGGCCGTCGCCATCGCCCAGCGGTCGGACGTGTGCGCGGTGCCGGCGGCCGGCGTGGTCGCCGAGGCGATGGTCGCCCTCGTGCTGGCCGGCGCGGCCCTGGAGAAGTTCGGCGGCGACTCGGTGGAGGAGACCCGGCGTAACTGCGAGGCCTACCTGAAGTCGCTGGCGGTGCGCTGACCATGCGAGCGGAGAACGGGTCGCGAGCCGACGGGCGGGGGGCAGCCGTGGCCGGCCCGGTCGCCGTACTGGTCGGTGCGCCGGGAGCGGGCAAGAGCACCGTCGGCATGGCGGTCGCGGCGCGGCTCGGGGTGACCTTCCGGGACACCGACGCCGACGTCGAGTCGAACCTCGGGATGAGCGTCTCCGACGTGTTCCTGGAACACGGCGAGGAGTACTTCCGCGCCGTGGAGCGGGCGGCGGTGCTGACGGCCCTGGCCGAGCACCCGGGTGTGCTCGCCCTCGGCGGCGGGGCGGTGCTCGACGCCGGCGTCCGCGCCGAGCTGGCCCGGCACTGGGTCGTCTACCTCGACGTGACCGCGTCCGACGCGGCGAAGCGGGTCGGGCTCGCGCGCGACCGGCCGCTGCTCGTGGAGGGCCCGCGGACCAGGCTGGCCGCGCTGCTGAAAGCCCGCCGTCCGCTGTACGAGGAGGTGGCCGCGATCACGGTGGACACCGCCGCCCTCGGGATCGACGACGTCGTCGCCGCGATCCTGATCGAGCTCGCCGGGAAGGCGGGGCACTGATGTGCGCTATGAAGGTTTCCGACCTGGTCCGCATCCAGGTCACCCCGTCCGGTGACCGGGCCTACGACGTGGTGCTTGGCGAGGGCGCGCTCGACGAGCTGCCGGCGCTGGCCGTGGGGCGCACCCGGGTCATGGTCGTTCACCCGCGAGCGCTGCGGGCCACCGCCGCCGTGGTCCTCGCCGGGCTGCGTGGTGACGGCGGCGTCGAGGCACACGCCTTCGAGGTGCCCGACGGCGAGGAGGCCAAGCAGCTGCGGGTGGCCGGCGCCTGCTGGGACGCCCTCGGCCGCGTCGGCTTCACCCGTGACGACCTGGTGGTCGGGCTCGGCGGCGGGACGACGACCGACCTGGCCGGGTTCGTCGCGGCGGGCTGGCTGCGCGGCGTCGACGTCATCCAGATCCCCACCACCGTGCTCGGGATGGTCGACGCGGCGGTCGGAGGCAAGACGGGCATCGACATCGCGGCGGGCAAGAACCTGGTCGGCGCCTTCCACCAGCCGCTGGCGGTGCTCTGTGACCTGTCGACCCTGGCCAGCCTGCCGGCGGTCGAGGTCCGCGCCGGGCTCGCCGAGGTCGTCAAGACCGGGTTCATCGCCGATCCACGCATCCTCGAGCTGCTGGAGGCCGATCCGACCGGCTCGGCGCGGCTGCCCGAGCTCGTCGAGCGGTCGATCCGGGTCAAGGCGGAGGTGGTGTCCGGCGACCCGCGCGAGTCCGGCCGGCGCGAGATCCTGAACTACGGGCACACCCTCGCCCACGCGATCGAGAAGGTCGAGAACTTCTCCTGGCGGCATGGTGCGGCGGTCTCGGTCGGCATGGTCTTCGCCGCCGAGCTCTCCCGGCTGGTCGCCGGGCTCGACCGCGCGACCGCCGACCGTCACCGTGAGCTGCTGCGGGCCATCGGGCTGCCGGTGGAGTACCGGGGGGACCGCTGGCCGGTGCTGCTCGACGCGATGCGGGTGGACAAGAAGACCCGGGGCCGGCGGCTGCGTTTCGTCGTGCTCGAGGAGCTCGGCCGGCCGCGCGGCTTCGACGACCCCGAGCCCGGCCTGCTGCTGGCCGCGTACGGCTCGGTGGCCGCGGGCGGTGTGAGTGCCGGCGAGAACTGACCGTTCGGCTGGCAGCGCGGGCGGGTCAGCCGTGGGCTGCGAGGCGGCCATGCCCTCCATCTGTAGACTTTGCCGCGGCCTGGCCCGGTGACGAACGGCGGGCCGACGACCGACCAGCTGACGGTCGGTCGACAACACGGCGATCGGCCCTACGGCGTTACGGCGATCAGGCATACGGCGATCGGCCGGACGGCGACCGGAACGGAGAGACACGCGCAGTGGCGACAACGAACGACCTGAAGAACGGCATGACGCTCGACATCGACGGGGTGTTGTGGAACGTCGTCGGATTCCAGCACGTCAAGCCGGGCAAGGGCGGGGCGTTCGTCCGGACGACGCTGAAGAACGTGCTCACCGGCAAGGTGGTCGACCGGACGTTCAACGCCGGAATCAAGGTGGACGTCGCGACCGTCGACCGCCGCGAGATGACCTACCTCTACCGTGACGGCGCCGACTTCGTGTTCATGGACAGCGAGTCCTACGACCAGATCCCGGTCCCGCCGGGCGTGGTGGGCGGGGTCGCCGACTACATGCTGGAGAACACGGTCGCCACCGTCGCGCTGCACGACGACGCGCCGCTGTACGTCGAGCTTCCGGCGAGCGTCGAGCTGACCATCGCCGCGACGGATCCGGGCGTCCAGGGTGACCGCTCGACCGGTGGCACCAAGCCGGCGACGCTCGAGACCGGCGCGAACATCCAGGTGCCGCTGTTCATCACCACCGGTGAGAAGGTCAAGGTCGACACCCGCGACGGCCGGTACCTGGGCCGGGTGACGAGCTGAGCGCCAGGTCCAAGGCCCGTAAGCGGGCGCTGGACGTCCTCTACGAGGCGGACATGCGCTCGGTGCGGGCGATGGAGACCCTTGCCGCGCACCGGGCCCAGGCCGACCCGCCGGTGCCGGACTACACCTCGGACCTGGTCGAGGGTGTGGTGGCCCATCTGGCCGAGATAGACGCGCACATCGCCCGGTTCGCCCAGGGTTGGACACTGGACCGGATGCCCCCGGTGGACCGGAACATCCTGCGGATCGCCGTGCTGGAGCTGTTCTGGCGTTCCGACGTGCCGGACCGGGTCGTCATCGACGAGGCGGTGCGGCTGGCCAAGACCATCTCCACCGAGCGGTCGCCGGCGTTCGTCAACGGTCTGCTGGCGAGCCTGCTCAAGGAGAAGCCGGTGCCGGAGGGAAGCTCCGAGTCGGCCGAGGCCTGAGCTGATGCGGTGTCCCGGTACGTCACGGATGTGACGTACCGGGTCGTCCCCCAGAAGATCCCTGGTGCTGGTGCTGGTGCGACGGTACCCCCCGGTGACCGTTCGCCCATGGTGCTCGGAGCTTCCGGACACCCGGGCCGGGTATCCGGAGGTCGGACCAGCCGACGGCGGGACTAGGCGTCCGACGCGGCAGGCTCGCTGCCCTGCTCCGGTGAGAGAACACCCCAGGAGACGAGCTGCTCGGTGAGCTTGCTCGGTGAGGTGTCATAGATGACCGCGAGGGAACGCAGGTCCTCGTAACGGATGGAGAGCACCCGGCCGTTGTAGTCGCCGCGCTGGCTCTGGATGGTGGCGGCGTACCGCGCGAGCGGCCCGCCCTGCTCCTTGGGAACCTGCGCGAGACGTTCGA
This portion of the Parafrankia discariae genome encodes:
- the mltG gene encoding endolytic transglycosylase MltG yields the protein MIRDGDGFDELLDGAGYDDYDDREYGEQRRAATGARRGRGGGPDDRGRSRDRAGLAADEHDPAGYEEAGLEEAGFEADAYGAYGGYDDVAGDDPEDGSGPPGRGRGRGAARGRSDGRRPGSALPKLIGVLVVVAALVGAGIFGVGKVVGRIGGEPAADYAGSGEGLVVVQVPAGATSSEIAGRLAASDVIASRQAFVNVASRDQRALSIQPGTYRLRSKMSAAAALDALLDDASSALFRYTISPGDTVRQVFKELSTRTGTPVADLEAIARKPSSLGLPEYATGLEGYLFPSTYDVAPGTDPVDVLKEAVARFRANAEKINLAGRAASGHVRPQDIVIIASIIEKEVANQDEGPKVARVIYNRLNDETGRFRRIDMDSTTRYAFDEYEGPLSDAQLRANNPYNTRTVEGLPPGAISNPSSWAIESALSPAPGSWFYFVSMPQTHETVFATTDAEFEEALAEYHRQGGAE
- a CDS encoding shikimate dehydrogenase, which encodes MVISSRDRAEPAGPGPHARRAAVLGSPIGHSLSPVLHTAAYERLGLDLTYTAIECDEAGLPGMLDRLRDEPGWAGVSLTMPLKTAAVDLLDDVEPTAALLGAVNTVVVRADGRLAGFNTDVDGVGYALRRLTGGAAPVQPLVLGAGGTARAVVAALARGGATRVAVVARRPGAVAELVGIGARLGVSVTALPWDILTGGMPAGPDLVVATTPAGVTDELARRPWPVTCALLELLYHPWPTALAAGAYRGGARVVGGLEVLAGQAVGQVCHFTGRPVDEGVLLAAGHAALSARVASRTG
- a CDS encoding prepilin peptidase produces the protein MSTVVVAATVTAGVCAAVPIPLLPRLVGSFDPVDGRPPCRAAPAPAALSAVTAALIAAVAASTYPHPGRLPAYLYLTVVGVVLAAVDLRVHRLPDVIVLPSYPVLVGLLAVPALAEGAPDRWPRALLAGAVAWLLYAGLRLLPGAGLGRGDVKLAGLLGVATGWLGWSAVAVWLVATTMISGVVVLVLLALRRVSRRDPIAYGPFLLAGALIAVLGAGWEPAG
- the aroC gene encoding chorismate synthase, whose product is MVRWLTAGESHGPALVATVEGLPAGIRVSSADIGAELARRRLGHGRGARMKFEQDEIELLGGLRHGVSLGGPVSVVVRNTEWPKWERVMAPDPIDPAELEGLGRNAPLTRPRPGHADLAGMQKYGFDDARPVLERASARETAARVALGTVAKALLRQAYGIEVVSHVVAIGAVEVPEGTPPPTSLAAVDADPVRCGDPASSARMVAEIDAAHRDADTLGGVVEVLAYGCPPGLGSYVHGDRRLDARLAGELMGIQAIKGVEFGDGFRTARRRGSVAHDEIEPIEGPGRRVRRASDRAGGVEGGMTTGEPLRVRAAMKPISSLSKPLATIDVATGDPAVAIAQRSDVCAVPAAGVVAEAMVALVLAGAALEKFGGDSVEETRRNCEAYLKSLAVR
- a CDS encoding shikimate kinase, which encodes MRAENGSRADGRGAAVAGPVAVLVGAPGAGKSTVGMAVAARLGVTFRDTDADVESNLGMSVSDVFLEHGEEYFRAVERAAVLTALAEHPGVLALGGGAVLDAGVRAELARHWVVYLDVTASDAAKRVGLARDRPLLVEGPRTRLAALLKARRPLYEEVAAITVDTAALGIDDVVAAILIELAGKAGH
- the aroB gene encoding 3-dehydroquinate synthase — protein: MCAMKVSDLVRIQVTPSGDRAYDVVLGEGALDELPALAVGRTRVMVVHPRALRATAAVVLAGLRGDGGVEAHAFEVPDGEEAKQLRVAGACWDALGRVGFTRDDLVVGLGGGTTTDLAGFVAAGWLRGVDVIQIPTTVLGMVDAAVGGKTGIDIAAGKNLVGAFHQPLAVLCDLSTLASLPAVEVRAGLAEVVKTGFIADPRILELLEADPTGSARLPELVERSIRVKAEVVSGDPRESGRREILNYGHTLAHAIEKVENFSWRHGAAVSVGMVFAAELSRLVAGLDRATADRHRELLRAIGLPVEYRGDRWPVLLDAMRVDKKTRGRRLRFVVLEELGRPRGFDDPEPGLLLAAYGSVAAGGVSAGEN
- the efp gene encoding elongation factor P; this translates as MATTNDLKNGMTLDIDGVLWNVVGFQHVKPGKGGAFVRTTLKNVLTGKVVDRTFNAGIKVDVATVDRREMTYLYRDGADFVFMDSESYDQIPVPPGVVGGVADYMLENTVATVALHDDAPLYVELPASVELTIAATDPGVQGDRSTGGTKPATLETGANIQVPLFITTGEKVKVDTRDGRYLGRVTS
- the nusB gene encoding transcription antitermination factor NusB, which produces MSARSKARKRALDVLYEADMRSVRAMETLAAHRAQADPPVPDYTSDLVEGVVAHLAEIDAHIARFAQGWTLDRMPPVDRNILRIAVLELFWRSDVPDRVVIDEAVRLAKTISTERSPAFVNGLLASLLKEKPVPEGSSESAEA